The genomic interval AATGAGCCGGTTGATGTGGTCTCAGAGGCTGATGAGAGCATGAATGGGAATACTGCATCAAGTCCTACTTCTGAAATGGCTGATGATGGCGGTATTTTCGCAGAGGATTCTCAGTACTTAATAATCCATTGTGTGTTTTGCATTTATGTGGATCACCTCCTATTTCTAAGTAGGATTCGTTGTATAATTTCAGTTTCATTAAACGGCTACGCATCGGATCATTGCTTTGGCAATGTGGAAATGGTAATTATCTTTTCTGTtgatgcctatttcattcgtatgaataaaatctttattacttatcaaaaaaaattatcttttctGTTGATAGATTGAAAAGTATTGTGAATGCTGACGTAGAGATTGAGCAGAGTTTATCTTACCTGCCACGAGGTTTAAATGGGATTCTGTTTAGATCTGAAGGACTAACCGTTCAGTATTTCTTCGTCATAAAGTGTTCTCTGTGTAAACTCTGAACATGTATAGGGGCATTATTGTTGCTTGGCTATGTCAAATAGTCTTGCAATATCATCCCTGCCCACTTTTCATAGATAATGTAATGCTTTCGAAACCCCTTTGCACTTTTGGGAAATTTGCAATATTTTTGTATGACTTTTAATGACTTATTGAGAGAATAAAAGTTCCCACTATTAATTCCATGCTGCCAACCAACTAATGCTAATCGCTTTATAATCACTGGATTCGTTGGTTACTTGGTTCAGTGGGGGCCTCATATGCATGGTTTATACTTGGCAGCTAGTTTGGGTTCATGTTGGCTCACGGTATAATGCTTGGATTCaatttggaaatgaaatagATGCATCTCAGAGTGAATTGGTGATCTTAATGTTGGTTtattgtgtatgtatatatattttatagaaggTTTGCAAATAGTATCATTACCTTCTCTATCGGTACCTATATAACTTACTAGACAATTCTTGGCACAATTTTTTTGCTAACTTGTGGTATGTTTTGCTCTATTATCTCTATTCTAGTTCTGAGAAGTCCGTTTGAACTGTGACTTATCCTCTTATGCAATTCACAGGATGACATAAATATGGAGGTCGTGCTTTGTCTTGATTATGTTATATATCGAGATATCTATTGTACGGCCGCCCTGTTAACTTTTTCACACAATTGCATCAAAATCAGTGGTTCAAATCCACATGGAAGTGAAGATATCTTTGATTTTGAATGGGGAATCGATGATCTTATTGATATTCGGTGCCAGTGGATGGAAAGAGTAAGTTTTGACATTCCTAGCAGGCATCTTTGctaattaatattcatttatGTATGCTTTCTCATGTTGTCTTCATTCAGGTTGAAACTGTCTTTATAGAGATACGCAGAATAGTAGAGGATGCAGATCAGCGCATTTCAGGTCAGTGTacttaaataaattacataaattgaTGCTCATTCTTGTTCATATTTGGATTCATTTAGTTTGATTAGCACTTCAAATGCTTTGCTAGTTTAAAGAAACTAATGCCAAATAGCCCTGTCATGGTTGGTTACGCTTcactgaaaaaaatgaatatgtaATAGTATGGTTGTAAGTGATTACTTTTGGCCCTATGGGTATTTGATATCAATGAGGCTTGAATTGTTATTCagatttatatgtatataaatatgcaCATACATATTTTGCTAACAATACCTTATTATGAGGCATAATCTTTGCttcattttggtttttaaaaCTGTTTGAACTCCAATGTCTAGAATAGGATGGggtttacttttctttttcttaactTTAGTGGTATAGCTTTATGCCTTCATGTTTGTTAGGACTTAAAGAGTGTTAAGCTGAtagtatttttatgttttgctgATAATCTCCATATACCTCAATTTCTAGGCATTGAGGAGTTGAAGATGGCAGTTGTTGACCCTAATTGGTCCCACAAACAGCAAGTGATCAcctctttgaatatgaaatactCGGCTGTGTGGGATGTCATGGTTGAGTAAGTTTTTAAGttttccttaattaattaatatatattatttttgcttaTATTTTTCGTAGTTAAATAATGTTTCTTGTTTTGAGTGAAAATCAATTAGTCATATAAGATGTAGGCTTGATAGAGCTGTCATGCTATATTGGACTTTGCTaacttatcatttaaaaaagaacaaaaaaagttgAGGGTTGCTATCCTTTTTTTAGCATCGAGTGTCTTGCATCCTGCAATGACATTTCTGATGAGTTTTTTAATCAAGAACGATATCCTTCTCCTATTCTTTTGGGTTTCCAGTATAGTCATTAGATGATTCATGCTAATGACATGATGCCTTGCTAGTGTTCTGGAAATTCTGACTTCGTCATTGTTTTGTGACAATGAATTACCTGGAGATATTTTTAAAGGATGACTTTTTATTAACTTGCTGCAGTTTCTTCTGTTGCAATAGTGCGATatttaaatctcattattaGGTCACTTGCTCTAATATTTTGGGATACAACTTTTTCTTCGTGTAGTACGGATCTGGGAATAGCTGGTGATGATTTACGTGGACAGAGTCACTATTTTCCCAAGTGAGTGAAAGGTTTCTACTCATTTAAATGGAACTGTGAATTTGTAAACTTTGATGCATTTGGCTGGTTGTATTACAATGTTCTTTGATTGTCCTGCAATTTTGTCAGCTTTCATCCGTCTTTTAGGAGTTCCTATTTTCTCTTTATATCCTTCACATTTGCTTTTGCCCTTTTGAATCGTGGAATATGCTGAGCTTATTGCATTTTTTGGAATATCGTGcctgatattttattgatttgaaatagagagggatttttttttctctggttTATTTAGAAGCATGCATTTTTGTATCTTCTATAACTGTCAAACTGTGCAGGAAACACACATATATCGCTTTCTGATTGCTTAAATTGTCAATAAATGAGAAAATACAGATACTGAACACAAGGGGAATCCCTTATAACTGTCAGATGGATCTATTATACATCTCCTGTAAAAGGTATAGCAGAGAGAAAAGGCTTGTACGGTATCGAGTTACGCTTAGTAGAAGTTCTAGAATTTCCTTTATGTCAGATAATGGCGTCAATTTGTATGCATCTGTACAATAACTTTCATTCCTCCACTATTTGTGGAGAAATGGTGTTTTTTGTTTAAGTATTCCATGTTGACTCACTGGGTAGTTGTTGTGGTTTAGTACTGAATAACTGACACTTCTATATGCAGTTTTGATGAGTCTTTTGAAGAGGTTGTATATCCAAAAGGGGACTCTGATGCTGTTTCCATCAGTAAGAGAGATGTTGATCTATTACAGCCAGAGACATTTATAAATGATACAATCATTGACTTTTACATCAAGTAAGTCAGATTCATACACTATCGTTTAATTTTGACTATTGACCTaccattttcttctttggatCTAGTGAAACTTACTTTATAATTGGGCGCATCTTTTACTTTTCCCCGTTTGTCAATTGTTTATTCTCTTCAAGGCCGATGCAGTTGGCAGTTATGATTAAACTTCATTGGCTAGCATTGCTAAGTTACTTATGGATCTTTGCTCATCATGTTTTGGAACGTTTGAATCTGTTGAAAGGCCATTGactatttaagattttaattgGTTGGCAGGTATTTGAAGAATCAGATTCAACCTGAGGATAAGCACCGTTTCcacttttttaatagttttttcttCCGGAAGTTGGCTGACATGGACAAAGATCCAACCAGTGCATCTGATGGCAGGGCTGCTTTTCTACGTGTTCGTAAATGGACGAGGAAAGTTAATATTTTCGAGAAAGATTACATCTTCATTCCTATAAACTTTAAGTAAGGAATCTGAAcaattattttgtttatcaCAGTAGGATTCTATGAAATTTGAGCACTGATATGATCTATATCTGCATTCTGATGCCAGCCTACATTGGAGCTTAATAGTCATATGTCATCCTGGTGAAGTGGCTAGATTAAAGGGTACGTTTTTTGGAATGGGTTTGGGTTGCCTCTTTTTATTAATCTTCTTACCATTTATTGTCGTCATCTTTCAGATGATAACTTGGAAAAGTCACCTAAAGTACCGTGTATATTGCATATGGATTCTATCAAAGGAAGTCATACGGGTATAAAAAATCTTGTTCAAAGGTATCCCTTGAACTTTTTTAAGCATACATGTTTTTTTCTGACAGATTGGTGTGTTATTTTGGAGTATATGCGACATTGTTTGGAAACATTAGCTCTTTTCATGTCTTTCCACATCGCTCTAGATTTATCACTTTGCATGCAGAGATGGATAAGGCTCCTATGAGATTAGCAGAATTTGGCTCCACGCCTCTTCCCCCAGTgggtcagagagagagagagagacagagagagtatAGTTGCTTCAATGTTTTCTGCAAATCttacttttatgtaatatattttcatgttatcCATCAGATGGTCAAAAGTGCAATTGTCTTGCATGTGACATCACTCTTTGAAACCAACAAGTGTTCATGTATTTGAGTTGTCGTAAAAGAAGAGCACACATTTAGCAAATAAAGGGTTTCTTTTAGAGTAAATGGATTGGATGCAAGTTGTGTCGAACCTTCCGCTCAATCACTAATGTTTTTAACAACAAACTGTGGGACTGATTGGTAGTGGGATATGGGTAATTTATTGGTGAAAAACATTGCTTGCCTCACTTGACTGGGACCAATTTTGTGATCAGAAAATCATTTAAggaattttgtttctttgttaatcaaataaatctttGCATTGGCAAATTACATCCATTTATGGTCGTAACTTGTAAATTCAACTTCTTCTTTATAATAGTGGTGTAGAGTAGAGAGGAGCTTGTGAGAAGTATTCTGTTTCTCATATCAAGACCTGCTAATTTCCACCTGTGTTCCTCCACTGCCTCCTAAGTTtggtgtttttcttttgttgcttagaaaatttttattggaTGACCAATGAGCAGACTGAATTTGATTTATTATGAGAAAAACACCCAGAGATTCAGAGTCATATTTGGGATGGAGACAGCAAGCTGAGTTGGATTTATTCCAGATGATTGGAGTACTTTTGTTGGCATTTAATTTACTTGGGTTTTTTAATGTAACAACTACATTGCTTAACTTGTGATTTTcatcaattattttatctctttttttctcaCTCTTTTGTTCCCTTGCTGGACGTATGACTctaatatttctaatttataCATGTTTATCTTGTGTCATTTTAAACTTGTTTTGTTGTACCTTTTTGGAAGTGACATCTTGCAAATTGTTGGCACACTTATTGTAACCTTGAAATGACAGTTATTTGTGGGAGGAGTGgaatgaaagggaaaaagaaacaCAGGAAGATATCTCATCCAAATTCCTCAACTTGCGGTTTGTCTCACTTGAGGTATTGCCTTTACAAGCAATCATTTTTTCTCCATAATTTCATAGCAGTCAGATTTGTTGAGTTTTAAAAGTATTCGGGTTATACATCAAGCGGATCAAATTCCAAAAACTTAGATTTTTTTCCTTGGTCAGACTATAAAACCGAATAGACAAGAAATCTAGATCTCCTCGGCTGTCTAATGCTGATGCTCatatgaagatgataaatatttcTGTTGAGTACttgtaaaataaatagagagCAATGCTACACTTCATCCTAGATTTTGTCATCCTCAGTCACACGTACCATGTCACACATTTTAGGTGATTTCGTATGCCATCCAATTAGATGAAAAGCCACTTAAAATGTGTCAGATTGGCATTTGTGACTAGGGATGACAAAATCTAGTATGAAGAAACGGCATTTCTCATAGAAGTATATATTTTTGCTTTAAGTGCACTTCTTTTCCTGAACGAGATATTGCAAGAGTTGGGAGGTTTATTTTCTTGAAGCTTGTTAGATTGAAAAAGTTTTTtagtttctattattattttttattagaatatccATCCTCATCTGCAGTTCTACTCTATTTGTTTAGTTACTGAAGATGACTATCTGTTTGGTTACATAAGAGAACTCTCTCTATTTGGGTGATGGTTACAAGCTGAAACAAAATGAAGCAGATGCATTGTTATATACTTGATAtgttttgttattttacttTCCTCCCATATAGTTTGTTTTAACTTGTTCTTGCTAGCAttttctattattcattattatctCTTTCTGTCTTCCTCCCTGCGGCGGGTGTGTAAAGTCTTGTTCTTCTGACATTTTTCCATTCCATTCCATTGCGTGTCAGCTGCCGCAGCAGGAGAATTCATTTGACTGCGGTCTGTTTCTGCTCCACTATCTGGAGCTCTTTTTGACTGAAGTTCCTGTTAATTTCAGTCCATTCAAAATAATCAAATCCTCCAAGTTTGTAAGTCTGCTTAACATAGTCTCgtgaacttcttaactttcttcCCTTGTTTCAGTCCATTCTAAACAATCAAGTGCTCCCAAGTTTTTCATTGGCATTATTAATGACAACCTCAAACATATAAAGGTGTTCTTCGATCCTAACTCCCAATGCAcagcttttttttaatatatatatatattttatagttaataagaaattttattgccatgaataggcaaagcctaagtacacaggacgtatacaaaggaaatacctacttcacactaaaaatgaaaagaggctaagctttttttttttaatattgttggAAGAAAAGGAGAAGTTTGGACAATTGACTGTTCTGTTCTTTGTAACCGAAGCACCATGAACCCACATTCCTGAACATctttaatttgagattttataCTCAAACCCAGCGATTATGCTCTTTcagttttttattctttagatGCTAACATTgcaaacttatttattttctcagcTTAATGCAAATTGGTTTTCTCCTGCTGAGGCTTCCCTCAAGCGTACTATCATACAGAGGTTAATCTATGATATCCTTAAAAGTCGTTCTCCAGAAGTCTCTTCAGCTGCTTGCAGTGATGAAGATGAGCCCTCTGAAATTCCAGTGAAAAATAAGAATGAAACTTGTGTGGAGTTTCTTTCCAAGAGATGCAATCCTTCAATTGTTTACCATGGCAATAAATCAAGTTGCCAAGCTGGACCTGGTATCGAAATGACTCTATTATCAGCATCTTCAATGAGTTCCCAGTGTGCTAACAACTCAGGCTTGGTACTTACAGAGTTTCTTGAGTCAGGGGCCACTGCAGGATTGTTACTTGGACAATATCCATCTTGTGACCATCCATCATCTTATTATCATCTCAATGGTTCTATATCAACATCAGAGGTACTTTGGGaatcatttctctctctgtATGTTGCTTTGTCATGCTTGTGTATGTGCATGTCTAGTGTGTTGAGTTTGGAAACTGCCGTGTCTGCTGAAAACATGAACACTGATTTGGGCAATGCTTTGGgaatcatttctctctctttgtgcCAGTCATGGACCCATGTAATGAAGCTAATAAATACACGTCTCACCTTGTTTGTTTGATTAgggcctcgtttgttttaacaactcctctcaactcatctcatctaatcattacaactttct from Juglans microcarpa x Juglans regia isolate MS1-56 chromosome 4S, Jm3101_v1.0, whole genome shotgun sequence carries:
- the LOC121262817 gene encoding probable ubiquitin-like-specific protease 2B isoform X1, with product MKSSPRRAFDVFDFKEEDELPELASGKYLGKFKNPNLDNHAMLKYEFLECAVQGANVGRKEVDCVPCVDVDATDCGLTCDIADSCCLLGAEEENFTQKEELCVLDTALHSSSVSHEQPFSILDTKKFRNLDSDLERIDSSLEASPPGKGQINYDLLKSPSSNEPVDVVSEADESMNGNTASSPTSEMADDGVSLNGYASDHCFGNVEMDDINMEVVLCLDYVIYRDIYCTAALLTFSHNCIKISGSNPHGSEDIFDFEWGIDDLIDIRCQWMERVETVFIEIRRIVEDADQRISGIEELKMAVVDPNWSHKQQVITSLNMKYSAVWDVMVDTDLGIAGDDLRGQSHYFPNFDESFEEVVYPKGDSDAVSISKRDVDLLQPETFINDTIIDFYIKYLKNQIQPEDKHRFHFFNSFFFRKLADMDKDPTSASDGRAAFLRVRKWTRKVNIFEKDYIFIPINFNLHWSLIVICHPGEVARLKDDNLEKSPKVPCILHMDSIKGSHTGIKNLVQSYLWEEWNEREKETQEDISSKFLNLRFVSLELPQQENSFDCGLFLLHYLELFLTEVPVNFSPFKIIKSSKFLNANWFSPAEASLKRTIIQRLIYDILKSRSPEVSSAACSDEDEPSEIPVKNKNETCVEFLSKRCNPSIVYHGNKSSCQAGPGIEMTLLSASSMSSQCANNSGLVLTEFLESGATAGLLLGQYPSCDHPSSYYHLNGSISTSEDGVENSDPFVFLPSDEAGLRQMAGITPPARSNPYSPRACRGEASYNLGISVQEEHGNLDSSSETSNFAADDSDVDIIGTFPVGGNVGTSHKDETDEQTSPSAESTECLTGSPKLLGVSVVEGSQDPDKMHNSYGDGDQLPTQLLDVDVIDDSDMDITGNSSVGENVGTSQKEETDKQRSPSAENMECLTGSLASAASKLLDVSVVEGSKDPDKMLKIYGDGDQLPTHQEISISLHQDPDIIDNTAVACDNVLVTGDDQVAESYGQRAAKRLRLAPPHVAGDTMLMTGDNQVAE
- the LOC121262817 gene encoding probable ubiquitin-like-specific protease 2B isoform X9, translated to MNGNTASSPTSEMADDGVSLNGYASDHCFGNVEMDDINMEVVLCLDYVIYRDIYCTAALLTFSHNCIKISGSNPHGSEDIFDFEWGIDDLIDIRCQWMERVETVFIEIRRIVEDADQRISGIEELKMAVVDPNWSHKQQVITSLNMKYSAVWDVMVDTDLGIAGDDLRGQSHYFPNFDESFEEVVYPKGDSDAVSISKRDVDLLQPETFINDTIIDFYIKYLKNQIQPEDKHRFHFFNSFFFRKLADMDKDPTSASDGRAAFLRVRKWTRKVNIFEKDYIFIPINFNLHWSLIVICHPGEVARLKDDNLEKSPKVPCILHMDSIKGSHTGIKNLVQSYLWEEWNEREKETQEDISSKFLNLRFVSLELPQQENSFDCGLFLLHYLELFLTEVPVNFSPFKIIKSSKFLNANWFSPAEASLKRTIIQRLIYDILKSRSPEVSSAACSDEDEPSEIPVKNKNETCVEFLSKRCNPSIVYHGNKSSCQAGPGIEMTLLSASSMSSQCANNSGLVLTEFLESGATAGLLLGQYPSCDHPSSYYHLNGSISTSEDGVENSDPFVFLPSDEAGLRQMAGITPPARSNPYSPRACRGEASYNLGISVQEEHGNLDSSSETSNFAADDSDVDIIGTFPVGGNVGTSHKDETDEQTSPSAESTECLTGSPKLLGVSVVEGSQDPDKMHNSYGDGDQLPTQLLDVDVIDDSDMDITGNSSVGENVGTSQKEETDKQRSPSAENMECLTGSLASAASKLLDVSVVEGSKDPDKMLKIYGDGDQLPTHQEISISLHQDPDIIDNTAVACDNVLVTGDDQVAESYGQRAAKRLRLAPPHVAGDTMLMTGDNQVAE